One Deltaproteobacteria bacterium genomic region harbors:
- a CDS encoding methionine synthase — protein MASMTDLNTMRVDQVGSLLRPQKIKDAFAKYGAGEIGEDDLRKVQDEVIRDVIGKQAAHNLPIVVDGEFRRTSFMESFAVVAGVEEWQAGAKSYHVMLARTEEDKEGTHKAQDPILLNRKRVSQRLKLIHNTLVDDFRFSQSVSDRPVKVSLIGPDRIQQCYDSDASKAVYPSTNEFLRDVVAVERQMIGELAQAGCRYVGIDGPGYTAYVDPDSIAAMRARGEEPMATMERSIRADNEVIANFPGVTFGIHICRGNRQSMWHREGKYDAIAEKLFGGLHHQRLLLEYDTERAGTFEPLRFVPKGKIAVLGLITTKSARVETVDELRRRIDDAARFLPLEQLALSPQCGFASSIRGNLLTEDDQFRKFDVMLETARRVWG, from the coding sequence ATGGCTTCAATGACGGATCTAAATACCATGCGCGTCGACCAGGTGGGCAGCTTGCTACGGCCGCAAAAAATCAAAGATGCTTTCGCCAAATATGGCGCGGGCGAAATCGGCGAAGACGATCTGCGCAAAGTCCAGGACGAGGTGATTCGCGACGTAATTGGGAAACAGGCCGCGCACAATCTGCCGATCGTCGTCGATGGCGAATTTCGCCGCACCAGTTTTATGGAAAGCTTCGCCGTAGTGGCGGGTGTCGAGGAGTGGCAGGCCGGCGCGAAAAGCTACCACGTTATGCTGGCGCGCACGGAGGAAGACAAAGAAGGGACGCACAAGGCGCAGGATCCCATCCTGCTCAATCGCAAGCGCGTGAGCCAGCGTTTGAAACTGATTCACAATACGCTGGTCGACGACTTTCGGTTTTCCCAGAGCGTGAGCGATCGCCCGGTAAAAGTCTCGCTGATCGGGCCGGATCGCATTCAGCAATGTTACGATAGTGATGCCTCGAAGGCGGTTTATCCGTCGACGAATGAATTTCTAAGAGACGTCGTCGCCGTCGAGCGGCAGATGATCGGCGAGTTGGCCCAAGCGGGCTGCCGCTATGTCGGCATCGACGGGCCTGGCTACACGGCCTACGTCGATCCGGATTCGATCGCGGCGATGAGAGCGCGCGGTGAAGAGCCGATGGCGACGATGGAGCGGTCGATTCGCGCCGATAACGAAGTGATCGCGAATTTTCCGGGCGTGACGTTTGGCATTCACATCTGCCGCGGCAATCGCCAAAGCATGTGGCACCGTGAAGGCAAGTATGACGCCATCGCCGAGAAACTCTTTGGTGGCCTGCACCATCAGCGTTTGTTGCTGGAATATGACACCGAGCGCGCTGGCACCTTTGAGCCACTGCGTTTCGTGCCCAAGGGCAAAATCGCCGTGCTCGGGTTGATTACGACCAAGAGCGCGCGCGTCGAAACGGTCGACGAGCTGCGCCGGCGCATCGACGACGCGGCGCGCTTTCTGCCGCTCGAACAATTGGCGCTCAGCCCGCAGTGCGGCTTCGCCTCGAGCATCCGCGGCAATCTGCTCACCGAAGACGATCAGTTCCGCAAATTTGACGTGATGTTGGAGACGGCGCGGCGAGTTTGGGGATGA
- a CDS encoding DMT family transporter, producing MSLPDWLRLLLLAAIWGGSFVFLRIVAPALGPIVTADLRVLIAWAALQLYFRAIGLDVHWRRFWRQYVVIGIFNGALPFFLFAFAALHIPASYSAILNATSPLFGALFSAFWLGEKITAQKILGFFLGLAGVALVTRLGSGAIGTMALWAIAACLGAACCYGISSTYAKGFAGGANPKAIAGASQLAAGLLLLPLIPLAPPPGPITVNIALSMLTFALLCSGWAFLLYFRLITDVGATKALTVTFLMPAFTMIWSALFLGERVTAETILGCVLVLCGTGLVVRRGKG from the coding sequence ATGTCCTTACCAGACTGGCTTCGTTTGCTTTTGCTCGCCGCCATCTGGGGCGGCTCGTTTGTGTTTCTGCGCATTGTCGCGCCGGCCCTCGGTCCGATTGTTACTGCTGATTTACGCGTGCTGATCGCCTGGGCGGCGCTGCAGCTCTATTTCCGCGCCATCGGTCTCGACGTCCATTGGCGGCGATTCTGGAGGCAGTACGTTGTCATCGGCATTTTCAATGGGGCGCTGCCGTTTTTTCTGTTCGCCTTTGCGGCGCTGCACATTCCGGCGTCTTACTCGGCGATTCTCAACGCTACGTCGCCTCTGTTTGGCGCGTTGTTCTCCGCGTTTTGGTTGGGCGAAAAGATCACGGCTCAGAAGATCTTGGGATTTTTTCTTGGTCTGGCCGGTGTTGCGCTGGTGACGCGGCTGGGCTCCGGCGCGATTGGCACGATGGCGCTGTGGGCCATCGCTGCCTGTTTGGGCGCTGCTTGCTGTTACGGGATCTCCAGCACCTATGCCAAGGGTTTTGCCGGCGGCGCCAATCCGAAAGCGATTGCCGGCGCGAGCCAACTGGCGGCGGGATTGTTGCTTCTGCCGCTAATTCCGCTTGCACCGCCGCCCGGTCCCATAACGGTTAACATCGCACTTAGCATGCTGACGTTTGCGCTTTTATGCAGCGGCTGGGCGTTTCTTTTGTATTTCCGCTTGATCACCGACGTCGGGGCGACAAAAGCGTTGACCGTGACGTTTTTGATGCCGGCGTTTACGATGATCTGGTCGGCGCTGTTTCTCGGTGAGAGGGTTACAGCGGAGACGATTCTCGGGTGTGTGTTGGTCCTGTGCGGGACCGGGTTGGTGGTGCGGCGTGGGAAAGGATGA
- a CDS encoding formate--tetrahydrofolate ligase — MSDLLPINEIAHKLGLRDDDIETYGRHTAKVRLECLPAQGTAPKGKLILVTGITPTSAGEGKTVTTIGLAQALEKLGKKSVATLREPSLGPVFGVKGGATGGGRSQVQPYEKINLHFNGDKHAVTSAHNLLAAMLDAHVFFGNEPGFDLNNISWPRAMDMNDRALRNIKIGLGGKADGVPRDSRFIITAASEIMAVLALAESRADFERRLGEITIGYTGAGKPIRAKDLQAVGAMMVLLNETLMPNLVQTTEHTPALIHAGPFANIAHGTSSIIAQRIALDRAEYVVNEAGFASDLGGEKYIDIVMPSSGIKPSAAVLVATIKALRRHDAANTDIKPGLENLAKHVDNLRKYHLPAVVGLNRFADDRDADIQTVKDCCKELGVEFAVNEVFSKGGAGGAELGEKIIGAAAKANPAEIKPLYAANDPFTQKIATIAREVYGADGVTFKDAAKSKLDKFAGMGFGHFPVCIAKTQNSLSDDPKKLGAPKGWTLTISDAHLSSGAGFVVCIAGNMLLMPGLGKVPQAVKMSVNASGVIEGLG; from the coding sequence ATGAGCGACTTACTGCCCATCAACGAAATCGCCCACAAACTCGGTCTGCGCGACGACGACATCGAAACCTACGGACGCCACACGGCCAAAGTTCGGCTCGAGTGTTTGCCGGCGCAAGGGACTGCTCCCAAGGGCAAGTTGATTCTGGTTACGGGCATCACCCCGACCAGCGCCGGTGAAGGTAAGACGGTCACGACAATTGGTTTAGCCCAAGCGCTGGAAAAGCTTGGCAAGAAATCGGTGGCGACGCTGCGCGAGCCGTCGCTTGGGCCAGTGTTCGGCGTCAAAGGCGGCGCCACCGGCGGTGGTCGGTCACAAGTTCAGCCCTACGAAAAAATTAACTTGCATTTCAACGGTGACAAACATGCGGTGACTTCGGCGCACAATCTGCTCGCCGCCATGCTCGACGCCCATGTTTTTTTCGGCAACGAGCCGGGCTTCGATCTCAACAATATCTCCTGGCCCCGCGCCATGGACATGAATGATCGGGCGCTGCGCAATATCAAGATTGGCCTCGGCGGCAAAGCCGATGGCGTGCCGCGCGATTCGCGCTTTATCATTACCGCTGCTTCCGAAATCATGGCGGTCTTGGCGTTGGCGGAATCGCGTGCTGACTTCGAGCGGCGCTTGGGCGAGATCACGATTGGCTATACCGGCGCAGGTAAGCCAATTCGGGCGAAGGATTTGCAGGCCGTTGGCGCCATGATGGTGTTGCTAAACGAAACGCTAATGCCGAATTTGGTGCAGACCACCGAGCACACGCCCGCGCTGATTCACGCCGGGCCGTTTGCCAATATCGCCCATGGCACGAGCAGCATCATCGCCCAGCGCATCGCGCTGGACCGCGCCGAATATGTGGTGAATGAAGCCGGTTTCGCTTCCGATCTCGGCGGCGAGAAATATATCGACATCGTGATGCCGTCGTCTGGAATCAAGCCCAGCGCCGCGGTTTTGGTTGCGACGATTAAAGCACTGCGCCGCCACGACGCCGCCAACACCGACATAAAGCCCGGCCTGGAAAACCTCGCCAAGCATGTCGACAATTTGCGCAAGTATCATTTGCCCGCGGTGGTCGGCTTGAATCGATTTGCCGACGATCGCGATGCCGATATTCAAACCGTCAAGGATTGCTGCAAGGAGCTCGGTGTTGAGTTTGCCGTGAACGAGGTGTTCAGCAAAGGCGGTGCAGGCGGTGCGGAGCTGGGAGAAAAAATCATCGGCGCTGCGGCCAAAGCCAATCCGGCGGAGATCAAGCCGCTGTATGCCGCGAATGATCCGTTCACTCAGAAGATCGCTACGATCGCTCGCGAAGTCTACGGCGCCGACGGCGTAACGTTTAAGGATGCAGCGAAAAGCAAACTTGATAAATTTGCCGGAATGGGTTTTGGCCACTTTCCGGTGTGCATCGCCAAGACGCAAAACTCCTTGTCCGACGATCCGAAAAAACTCGGCGCGCCGAAGGGTTGGACGTTGACAATCAGCGACGCGCATTTGTCGAGCGGCGCAGGTTTTGTGGTTTGCATAGCCGGCAACATGCTGCTGATGCCGGGGTTGGGTAAAGTGCCGCAAGCGGTGAAAATGAGTGTCAATGCCAGTGGGGTCATCGAAGGTTTGGGTTGA